The Salvelinus sp. IW2-2015 unplaced genomic scaffold, ASM291031v2 Un_scaffold1611, whole genome shotgun sequence genome contains the following window.
TTAACCCCAACCATTGCTCCAGATGTCAACACATCCTTCCAGAAAAAGGCAGCACGAATGTACATTCCCATATTATGTGTAAAAATGTCCCAGTGTCTTTTTGGCATTTCCAACACAGAGAACTGTTGGTCAGACCCCTGTTATGAAGCCTTGTTGGGGTCCAATAAAACCTATGTAGTATCTTATATTGAGTAAGTTTCCCCCTGGCTTCCCTTATGTTCCTCCCTGGGCTGGACAAGATCTTCAACCAAGTATCATCCTCAATTTCACACTTAAGGTCAATTTGCCATATTATTCTGAGGTTTTTACAGTCTACTCTGCAGATGACTAAATATTGAgtaaaaacaaaatggctgctttgTGTTTGGGTAATTCGAAATAGTCCGCTATTGGGTTCTTTACTGAATTTTGTTCCCTCAATTGGAAATACTTCCATTAATATCCCTCGTCTCCCACATCCTGTTTTATAACCAGATCTGAGTAGGACATTAAAACCTCTCCATTGTACCGATCACCTATAGTATGAATTCCTTTCATTACCCACTTTTTCCAGTATACAGACTTCTTTCCTATCCGTAGCCTAGGATTGTGCCACAATGATGAGTATCCTTGTTTTAGATGTGAAATTCCACATATCTTGTGTACTGTTCTCCACATCTCTTTTGAGTATAGGGAAATTGGGTTRGGAGTTTCAACAGACCTCTCCCCTGTAAGACTATGTGACAGAGAATCAACAGGGGTGAAAGGATAACTTGGTTCCTGTTTCTATTGTTATCAATCCAAGCCAGCATCCCTTTTGCCCCAATGTTTCGCCAATTTAGCAATTTCAAATGAACATTTTTACAATTTAACAACTGGTAAAGCCACGCTTCCTACATCCATTGGTGAGCTCAGCTTCTTCCTATTAATCCTGTTTATGTCCTGTCCAACAATAAGTATTTAGTTAATTTGTCATATTGTTTAAAATACCAGTCTGGTATATTCATAGGTAACATTGcagaaatatacagtgccttcggaaagcattcagaccgcttgactttttccacattttgttacgttacagccttattctaaaattgattaaatagtccccccccccccattaaacTAGATacatatcccataatgacaaagaaaaaataggtttttagaaatatttgatattttattaaaatcacatttacataagtattcagaccctttattcagtactttgttgaagcacctttggcagcgattacagcatagattcttcttgggtatgacgctacaagcttgacacacctgtatttggggagtttctcccattMttctctgcagatcctctcaagctctgtcaggttggatggggagcgttgctgcatagctattttcaggtctccagagattttcgattgggttcaagtctgggctctggctgggccactcaaggacattcagagacttgtcccaaagccactcctgtgttgtcttggctgtgtgcttagtgtcgttgtcctgttggaaggtgaaccttcgccccagtctgaggtcctgagcaggttttcatcaaggatctctctactttgctccRTTCATCTTTASctcgatcctgactagtctcccagtccctgccactgaaaaacacccccacagcatgatgctgccaccaccatgcttcaccatagggatggtgccaggtttccgccagatgtgacgcttggtWttcaggccaaagagttcaatcttggtttcatcagaccagagaatcttgtttctcatggtctgggagtctttaggtgccttttggtMAAYtccaagcgggctgtcatgtgccttttactgaggagtgtcttccgtctggccactctaccataaaggccagattggtggaatgctacagagatggttttccttctggaaggttctcccatcgccacagaggaactctggagctctgtaagagtgaccatcgggttcttggtcacctccctgaYgaaggctcttctcccccgattgctcagtttggctgggaggccagctctaggaagaggcttgggggttccaaacatcttctatttaagaatgatggaggccactgtgttcttgggaaccttcaatgctgcagacattttttggtacccttccccagatctgtgcctcgacacaatcctgtcttggcgctctatggacaattccttcgacctcatggcttggtttttgctctgacctgcactgtcaactgtaggaccttatatagacaggtgtgtgtctttccaaatcatgtccaatcaattgcatttaccacaggtgtactccaatcaagttgtagaaacatctcaaggatgatcaatggaaacaggatgcacctgagcacaatttcgagtctcatagcaaaggggctgaatgcttatgtaaataaggtatttctggtttttatttttaaaagatTTGCacgaaaaaataaaaacctgtttttgcattatggggtattgtgtgtagattgctgaggtttaaaaaaatatttaatcaattttaaggctgtaacgtaacaaaatgtggaaaaagtcaaggggtctgaatactttgcaaagGCACTGAAATTCAATTGTGGGATCTTTCCCCATAAAGAAAGTTTTATATTTTCACATTTTTCTAAATTGGTCTTAATCTTGACTAGTAGTGCCATATCACTTCCTCCAAATATTTACTCAATACCCAAATATTTAATCCCAGTAGGAACACATTTAAAATTAAATGGGGTAGAGTGACATATGCCAGTAATTGGCATTGCTTCCGACTTATTCCAATTCATTTTGTAGCCTGACATACTAGAATATGATTCAATAGAAGTAAGTAATGGTAGTACAGACTGAAGAGGATCAGAGATCAGCAGTAGAATATAATCTGTATACATAAGCAGCTTGTGTTCTTTTCCTTCTCCATGTACACCCCTGATTTCTGCATCTGTTCTTATCATTGTCGCAAGAGGCTCTAAAACTTTGGTAAAcaagagaggggagagcgagcaACCCTGCCTTGTGCCTTTAGAACAACTTTAAAAAAGAGACATAATTCCATTGGTAAGTACTGTTGTTTTAGGATTGGAATAGAGGACCCCTATCCCTTTAAAAAAGTCAGGTCCAAAACCCAATTTTCCTAGGGTTCTTAAGAGAAAAGCCCACTCTACCCTATCAAATGCCTTCTCAGCATCATtttatttatgtaacctttatctAAGGAGACAGCAGCGGTGGGAACTATATTTGAGCGGTTTAACCACATGAAATTTAAGAGTCTCCTCATATTATCAGGTCCTGTTCTTAATCAGTTCTACTAGGTCACTATGTATGATATTAGGTAGTGCCTTCTAAGCGTATCGCTTAGGAGGCTGATAGCTCTAAAATTCATAGATTCTGTAGTATCTCCATCCATTTTAGGGGTCAGCAATATCAAAGCCTCATTAAAGGTGTCCGGAAGGGAGCCATTTTTAATGCTTCCTGGTAAACCACTGTCAATACAGGTACAATACAGGTGACTTCCCTGCTTTCATAAATAAAAATGGCAGCTCTAAACTCCTCTTTTTTATAGTACAGTCCAGGTCCTCTGATAATCTAGGTAATTCTATACCAGACAAAAAAAAGTATCCATATCTATGGGGCTGAACAGGAGGATGTATATAAATCTTCATAAAAACATTGAAAYWWACGGATTATGTCTTTGGATGGGGTCACCATCTCGTTGCCCTTCTTAATTGCTGGAATAACGTTAGAAGTGTTCTGCATTTTTTGTTGTCTTGCTAGTAGCCTGCCTTTCTTCTCACCTCCCTCATAAAAACCGGTAAAAACAGTGCATATTCTGCCTTTTTGCTGTTATATATTTCATGCAACTGAAATGTATATGTGCAGGCAGTTTTAAATGTGCTATCTGTAAAATGTCTTGCCAAACCACATCTGTTTCTAAACTTTTTACTGCGTCACCTCTTCCCTCTTCTTAGACACATGTTAGTTAACCTCTAATATATGCTTTAGAGGTTCCCCATACTGTGGAACCCTCTTCAGTTGAGCCTATGTTGATCTCAAAAAAGGATCTAAGATCATCTGCTAGTGATTGGCTAAATATCTCATCTTGTAATAGCATGGTGTTAAGTCTAAATCTACCCTTTCTCACATTTTCAGAGTTGATATCAACATGTAACTCTACTATAGCATGATCTGTGAGGACAATGGGCCCAATCTTGCAATCAATTACATTAATAACCATGAAATTAGATATCAAGAAGAAATCTATTGCTGGCATGTGTGacagtgggagaaaaaaaaagtatgttctCTATCATTAGGATGGACTAATCTCCTATATCTATAAGGCCCATATCTTCTGCTAGCATATGTATTACACGTCTATCCTTTGGCGTAAAGTTACCTGTAAATGTACTTATATCAATAATATTGTCCATCACTAAAGTCTCCAGCAAAGATGATCTACCCTTCTATATTAACCAGTATAAAGTTGACTTCGTGCAAAAAATCAGAGTCCTCCTTTTTGGGAGAATATATGTTGCGTAACACTACCTTAATCCCATTTATAAGAGCCTCAATGCAGATAAGCCTGYCAAACTCATCAGTGTTGCTTCAACATTACAAAATTAACTATTTTGCCTATCAGAATAATCCCCAGATTTTGTTTGGAATTAAATGAGCTATGATATCCTTCTGCAACCAAGCCTTCTCTAACTTCAGTGCCTCTGTATCTGTTAAATGTGATTCCTGTATGAACACAATATACACCTgttttgattttaaatatgtCAATCTTTTCCTCTTCACTTGGTACCCACAACCATTTATGTTCCAAGAGATGTTTAAATAACCATTAGCCACATTTGCTCTGAGTAGTTATAGCCTGTGAGAGTAAAGTGCTTCTGCTGTACAATAAAACAGTGAAAAATAAACGTAGAAAACCAATCCCAAAATAAATCAAAGCAACTAGGAACGTAACGATTATTCCCAATGAGCCAATCATCACAGAACTSTCTGATGCTGCAGAAGAGAACCTGCAGTCTCAACTCAAAATTCCTAATGGTCCGTGAGGCGCTTGGAAGGCTAAATTAGCAACACTCTCCCAGAGTCGCACAAACACAGGCTATCCTTAATTTGTATTGCGAACGGCATACAATTCAACTTGTATTTTACCTTGTMTCGTCTTCTTTATCTARGCTAAACACCTTTCTTTAGCAATAATCTCTCTGCCTCCACATTGTCCTTGAAAATAATTTTCTTTCCCTCCCAAGTAAAGTTACTTTTGTGTAGTTGTTTCTTCGCAGTTGCAAACTTCGTCCTCATCATTGCCAGTTCCTTGGACaggtctggtaaaaaaaaaagacagtcgGTGGCCTTCCCACTGAACGCCACCCTTTGCTTTCTACGTACCTTGTTCCAGGCTGTATATCGTTGGAAGTGATGAGAACCGTTATCGGGGGCCCATTCTCGCCAGGCATGGTTAAACTGCAATGGGTTCGTTCAATTTCGAATTCGTTCCTGTCGTCAAATCCAAATCCTTCTGCCATGATATTCTGCACACACGGGATTAGTTTGCTCAAATAGATCCTTCAGAYTTCTCCGGGTTTACCCATGTATTKGTGGGGGTATTCGGGAGGACTTGCTGTTGTTTGCTAATCGATGTGGCCTTCTGTGAATACCGCGTTAGGCTTGAAGAAGTTTTCAGCGTGTCGACATTCCAATAACGCCACTttagcgagatgtttcaaaatgtaaattatttttatattaaacTGTACTTCAAGTYAAATATTTGAAGACAAATTAAAGTGTATGCCGTTACATTTTAGTATTTACATGCAGGTATTAAGAGCTCCCTAATGTGCTGCCATCTTTTTCGGCGGTCCCacgtcaattaaaaaaaatatatcagatAAAGTTACAATTTCTTACCTCCACACCAGTTGGGAAAGTGCTTGGTCCTGCAAACAAATCACAGATTGAAACATATTATTTGCAACATTTCTCATTAGCTGGCTAGCCAAATCACCAATTCAGGATTTTAAAACGGAGCTGTTCTTCAAAATTGACACATTCCCGAATTAACAATTATCTAGTTAGTTtaactttgttttttttgtctaaCCAACTGACGAGATCACCTGCTAGTTTGGCTAGTGGGCTGATGTCAAAATCACACACTCGGCGTTGCACACMCCAATGATTGAATTTAACATTCATATGAAAGCCATTTGTTGAACATTAAAACATAATTTGTTGAATAAATAAACGTTRTACTCACAATTCATAAAGCTGTTGTTTAGCTATTCTTCTCGCTAAAAATAGTTCTCAGAAGAAATGACCGAATGAGAATRCCGAGATGTCATCACTCTGCGTGTTACGTGAAACAAAGATTATCCCAATGAATGGAGATAGCCAACTTTCATCTGAAGCCACATTTGTGGATTGTAACACATCTACAGGCGGACAAATTTTCAAAAAATTCTGTAAGCACTTTTCGAATGTGCAAATGCATATTTCACAGTTGTAAATGTTAGGGATTTTGCTCACAAATCGTTCAACATTTGTTGacatttttattgtatttgtGTGCTATGTTGAATATATTTACAGATCATGGATGTATTTGGGATATATGGTGAATATTTGTGAAATATCTTTACATATTCACAGATAATGgtttaatttaaaatgttttaacataTTTACAGATTATGGTTTTATTTAtgaaatatttttatatattcaCAGATCATAGTTTTATTTGTGAGTTATGTTGAATATATATGCATGGATCGTGGTAGACACTTACAGAATAAAGAAACAAACCTCACTcctcacacataacacacaacagACTTGGTACAAAAGAAAAGACAATCTCAACCAGACTTCGCGCAGTTCGTCTGTGTTGtggccccagtggtgtaaagtactaagtaaaaatactttaaagtcgtACTTAAGTCATTGTTtaaatatttttgacaactttttMttttatttcactacattccttaagaaaatatgtactttttactctcaTACATTTCCCTCACACCCCAAAATAACTTGTTATATTTCgtaatgctcaggcaggacatcAATGAGACCAAGCtgagcaatatggtccaatttaTGTACCTATAAATATAAcgcgttgtcatccctactgaTCTGYCGGACTCACTCGTGATATCTGAATGTTagtgtgcccctgtctgtctgtacataaattaaaaacaatacaatTGTGYcgtctggtttgcttaatataaggaatttgatgtatagcatttacttttactcaagcgtATGCACAAAATCTGTCCGGTAGTTAAACCGACCCTGGTTGATGTGGGCCAAAACTAACCGTTACCTGGGATGAATTGAGAGAATTACCACAACCCAGAACTAACTGTTATCTGGGATGATTTGAGAGAATTACCACAACCCAGAACTAACTGTTATCTGGGATGATTTGAGAGAATTACCCCAACCCTGAACTAACTGTTATCTGGGATGAATTGAGAGAATTACCCCAACCCAGAACTAACTGTTATCTGGGATGAATTGAGAGAATTACCCCAACCCAGAACTAACTGTTATCTGGGATGAATTGAGAGAATTACCCCAACCCAGAACTAACTGTTATCKRGGATGAATTGAGAGAATTATCCCAACCCTGCATTCTAGATAGGCCTGATACCTATTTGAGGTGTTCCATGGTGCAGAGTAGAGACCTACTGACCTGCGTAACATGACAGGTTATATGATGATGGACTACTATCTCTCAATTAGAGACTTCCTGTAGTCATTATTTTgactatgtcccaaatgacacctattccctacatagtacactactttttaccagggctccttggctctggtcaaaaatagtgcactaagtAGAGAATAGGTACCTTTTGGGACACATTCACAAATATATGACTACAGGAAGTCTCTAATGGAGAGATATTAGTCTGTAATAGGGTGACATTCAGGAAGTATCCAATATGTCTGACTGATAATGATGGAAAGATGCTAAAGAAGAGAACAGaatagggggaggagaggaggaaacccCTGTGATGTGTAAGAATATAAATGCTGGGGCATGCAGCATCAGTCTGACAAAACAAGTAGCCTACCAACTTCATCATCAGKCAGGAGCATCACTGGACCCAGAGCCTACAAACAATTAGCTGGAACATGAATTCTTCTACACGCTGTACGTCTGACGTCACTCTAATCTGCCGTTCTCCCTGGTCAAAGAAGCTGGGTTGCATTTTATCACTCACTCGTtctactctcctcttcctttcagaTCTCTCACTCCTCTCGGTGCTCGTGGTGTTAGTTAAGGGGAGTCCAGTGCCCAGCGCGCTCTCTGAGCTCATGACCTCCGGATGGACCTCAGGAGaggagctcgggacagacggtgAAACGGGCGCGCCCCCGAAGTGGGAGCAAATTATCAAGATGCTCGTTCACGAGGTAACCACCTTGCGCAACCAACAGGTGAGTTGTTTTAGATGTGTTTAAAAATGTTAACGTTATAGTTGAAAACAACAATAGGCCTACTAACATCGAAAATARTAAGTTAAACCAatctgaaaaatacacattttattcgtccttgtgttgtagtttgtcagtagtgtaaagtaaaaatacttgaaagtactacttcagtagtttttttggggtatctgtactttattttactctttatgacaacttctgcttcactacattcctaaagaaaagcatatactttttactccatacattttccctgacgcccaaaagtacttgttacaWGTTGAATGCTTAGAAGGAcaagaaaattgtccaattcacacttaAGAGARCATCCctgttcatccctactgcctcttatctaaACACAAATGCCTMATTTGTAAAttatgaatgttggagtgtgcccctagctatctgtaaaatttaaaaaactagaaaattgtgccatctgatttgcttaatataagtaattttaaatgatttatacttgtagttttacttttgatacttaaatatatttaaaaccaaatactattAGACTTTYactcaagtagtattttattgggtgaMTTTCACttgtacttgagtcattttctattaaggtatctttactgttacttaagtatgacaattgggtactttttccaccactgtagtTTGTGGAGGAGTTTCAGAAGCCTGTGGAAGAGATGTCATCGTTCTCACAGCACCAGGTCCCATccacccccccacacctctccaaGAGTCTCTGCTCCACCTCCAACAAGGTAAAGATGGAGATCAATTAATAAATGTCCCTGACCTGTGTCTGGAATTCAGTCCAAATAATGAACCCAAGACATTCCTTTTGTGATCAAAATGAAAAATCCCCTAACTGAAAAAGACGCATTTAAATGGCAGAAGCAGATGGACTARGTAGCAACATGTGCAGATATCTTTATTGGCTGACAGTCTGAGCCTTGTTCCTCAATGTCTTCCTTCTAGAATCTAGGACCTAGGGAGTTTAAATAAAATGTGActaattgattaattgattgaggGTGATTGTTGTCCCCTCTCCTATAGGAGGCATGTCTGCAGGAGATCAGTCGGGGTCTGCAAGTGTACCAGCTTCTTCTTCAGCACATTAAGGCTGAATACCCTCAATCAACCCTAGTCCCCTCTGTCACACAACAGACCACTGTCCTGATAGGGCTGGTCAAAGACCAGGTATGTAATAGTAATATGTAATATAAAAGTGTTATATTATATTGGAATACGACttaaatatcattaaaaaaataaaaaaataactttcaTTGTGGTCCATGAGCCGATTTCCCAGAATTTGATTAATTCAGATGCCTAAGGTTTAGCAGTCTTGTGGCACACAGATTGACCTAACGTAgtgtatctctctcgctctctctcaagaTGAAGGCTGCTGAGGTAGTAGAGGACCTGTCTGCCAGTGAGAGGAAGCGTGTTCTGGGTGAGGTGCCTACAGGGACAGAGTGGGAGAGGAAGACAAGCGTTCACGCCATCCTTAGGGAGCTACGTAACTTCCTGGTTGACACCAAGAGAGCACTCCGCCGCATGGGAAAAAGTGGCAAAGACTTCCAGTAACCATGACAACACTGCTATGGGCAGAGATGTGTTATATCAGGCCTGGAGCAGAAACTTGCAGTGTCTTATTCTCTAACGCAGCGRtttctttttatttatttattgaatgtaAAACTTGACTTAACTTGAAAATGATCAAAATATTTATGGTTGAGATGAAATGCATTTAATTAATTTATTCTATTTAATCAGATTCATTCATTTGATCTCGAGAAGCTTTGTGCCTCAGAtaaaaatatatctatttttttttaaagcaaaggTTATTTATTTCCATACAAATGGACTCAGAATGTATTTATCTAATGATGACATGTTGTTGATGGATTTCAAGCACAGAATTAAATGTATCTCAAAGTGCCTTAACATACATGTTGGACAGACACTGTGATGTTGtggatacaacaatgaataataaATGGTCTCAAATAATATAGAAATGTGTTGctcctgtgttgtttgtttactgaacatacagtaccagtcagagtttggacacacctactcaatccagggtttttctttatttttttactattttctacattgtagaataatagtgaagacatcaacaccatgaaataacacatatggaatcatgtagtaaccaaaaaactattaaacatatacatatttgagattcttcaaagtagccacccttagacttgatgacagctttgcacactcttgccattctctcaaccagcttcatgaggtagtcacctggaatgcatttaaattaacaggtgtgccttgctaaaagttaatttgtggaatttctttccttcttaatgtgtttaagccaatcagttgtgttgtgacatggtagggttgRtatacagaagatagccctatttggtaaaataccaagtccatattatggcaagaacagctcaaataagcaaggagaaatgACAGTCYatcaatactttaagacatggtcagtcaatcaggaaaacttcaagaactttgaacgttttttcaagtgcagtcgcaaaaaccaaKcactatgatgaaactggctctcatgaggaccgccataggaaaagATGACCCAGAGTTAYCtctcctgcagaggataagttcattagagttacctgcacctcagactgcagcccaaataaatgcttcagagttcaagtaacagacacatctcaacatcaaYTATTCAGGAGACTGCGTGACtcaggccttcatgattgaattgctccaaagaaaccactactaaaggacactaataaaaagaagag
Protein-coding sequences here:
- the il6 gene encoding interleukin-6, whose translation is MNSSTRYLSLLSVLVVLVKGSPVPSALSELMTSGWTSGEELGTDGETGAPPKWEQIIKMLVHEVTTLRNQQFVEEFQKPVEEMSSFSQHQVPSTPPHLSKSLCSTSNKEACLQEISRGLQVYQLLLQHIKAEYPQSTLVPSVTQQTTVLIGLVKDQMKAAEVVEDLSASERKRVLGEVPTGTEWERKTSVHAILRELRNFLVDTKRALRRMGKSGKDFQ